The Neovison vison isolate M4711 chromosome 10, ASM_NN_V1, whole genome shotgun sequence genome has a segment encoding these proteins:
- the C10H1orf115 gene encoding uncharacterized protein C1orf115 homolog: MTVGARLRSKAASGFLRRGPRGRARADGDEEAAALLEQPERGDEAASGASAGRPGARSARQVHLAVLPERYEPLEEPAPAEKPRRRYRQKLKKYGKNVGKVVTKGCRYVVIGLQGFAAAYSAPFGVATSVVSFVR, encoded by the exons ATGACGGTGGGCGCCAGGCTGCGCAGCAAGGCGGCGAGTGGTTTCCTGCGCCGCGGGCCCCGGGGCCGAGCGCGGGCGGACGGGGACGAGGAGGCGGCCGCCCTCCTGGAGCAGCCGGAGCGCGGGGACGAGGCGGCGAGCGGGGCGAGCGCGGGGCGCCCGGGGGCCCGGAGCGCGCGCCAGGTGCACCTGGCCGTGCTCCCCGAGCGCTACGAGCCGCTGGAGGAGCCGGCGCCGGCCGAGAAGCCCAGGAGGAGGTACCGGCAGAAGCTGAAGAAGTACGGCAAG AACGTGGGGAAGGTCGTCACCAAGGGATGCCGCTACGTGGTCATCGGCCTGCAAGGCTTCGCCGCGGCCTACTCTGCCCCGTTCGGAGTAGCCACCAGCGTGGTCTCGTTCGTGCGCTAG